One window of Oscillibacter hominis genomic DNA carries:
- the infB gene encoding translation initiation factor IF-2, whose product MGTIDKYRVHEVAKDFGLSTREITEILTKYASTPKNHMQVLTDHELSLIFDYLTQKHPVSGIQVIFADTYKEPAAQPKPEAPKQQPQAPRPESRPENRPRPQNGVPPRQEQPRPQQAQPQGGAKPAQQNVQRPTTRVPQKKIVDTRKGGDVNLAKYDQRLEELAPERASRMQQGKEKFRSNTGNRRGGVPFSSKRRQDEQEKMRRLQLEIAKKTPLKVQIPDEISVGELASRMKKTGAEVVKVLMKNGIMASLPQIIDYDTAALVAMDLGCKVEKEVTVTIEERLIDDHEDKPEDLVPRAPVVVVMGHVDHGKTSLLDAIRNTSVASGEAGGITQHIGAYQVQINGKPITFLDTPGHEAFTSMRARGAMVTDIAILVVAAEDGIKPQTVESINHAKAANIPIIVAINKIDKPEANPDRVKQQLTEYGLVSEDWGGDTICCPISAKKNIGIDNLLEMVTLTAEMAELKANPNRAAQGTVIEARLDKGRGPVATLLVQNGTLNQGDIIIAGTAVGRVRTMVDSKGKRLEKAGPSVPVEIAGLSEAPSAGSTFHAVADERMARELVEQRKEEEKAKSSAPVQKVSLENLFDQIQAGERKELALIVKADVQGSVEAVKASLEKLSNEEVNVRVIHGGVGAINESDVMLAATSNAIIVGFNVRPDAAARDSAVRSNVDMRMYRVIYDCIDEIEAAMKGMLAPKFKEVVLGHTEVRQVYKVSGVGTVAGCYVQDGKIVRACSVRVVRDGIVIHEGSLASLKRFKDDAKEVAENYECGLTVEKFNDIKEGDIIEAFTMEEIKQ is encoded by the coding sequence TTGGGTACAATCGACAAATACAGAGTGCATGAGGTGGCGAAGGATTTCGGCCTTTCCACCCGCGAGATCACGGAAATCCTGACAAAATATGCGTCCACGCCGAAAAACCACATGCAGGTGCTGACGGATCATGAGCTCTCTCTGATCTTTGACTATCTGACGCAGAAGCACCCTGTGTCCGGGATCCAGGTGATCTTTGCAGACACCTATAAGGAGCCGGCGGCGCAGCCCAAGCCCGAGGCCCCCAAGCAGCAGCCCCAGGCTCCCCGGCCCGAGAGCCGGCCGGAGAACCGGCCCCGGCCGCAAAACGGTGTCCCCCCGCGGCAGGAGCAGCCCCGGCCCCAGCAGGCGCAGCCGCAGGGCGGTGCCAAGCCCGCTCAGCAAAATGTGCAGCGTCCCACCACCCGGGTCCCCCAGAAGAAGATCGTGGACACCCGCAAGGGCGGAGACGTGAACCTGGCCAAATACGACCAGCGTCTGGAGGAACTGGCTCCTGAGCGCGCCAGCCGGATGCAGCAGGGCAAGGAGAAATTCCGCAGCAACACCGGCAACCGCCGGGGCGGAGTGCCCTTTTCCAGCAAGCGCCGCCAGGATGAGCAGGAGAAGATGCGCCGCCTCCAGCTGGAGATCGCCAAGAAGACCCCTCTGAAGGTTCAGATCCCCGATGAGATTTCCGTGGGTGAGCTGGCCTCCCGGATGAAGAAAACCGGCGCCGAGGTGGTCAAGGTGCTGATGAAGAACGGCATCATGGCCTCCCTGCCCCAGATCATCGACTACGACACCGCCGCCTTGGTGGCCATGGATTTGGGCTGCAAGGTGGAGAAGGAAGTCACCGTCACCATTGAAGAGCGCCTCATCGACGACCACGAGGATAAGCCGGAGGATTTGGTGCCCCGGGCCCCGGTGGTGGTGGTCATGGGCCACGTGGATCACGGCAAGACCTCCTTGTTAGACGCCATCCGCAACACCTCCGTCGCCTCCGGTGAGGCTGGCGGCATCACCCAGCACATCGGCGCCTATCAGGTCCAGATCAACGGCAAGCCCATCACCTTCTTGGATACCCCGGGCCATGAGGCCTTTACCTCCATGCGTGCCCGCGGCGCCATGGTGACGGACATCGCCATCCTGGTGGTGGCCGCCGAGGACGGCATCAAGCCCCAGACCGTGGAGTCCATCAACCATGCCAAGGCCGCGAACATCCCCATCATTGTGGCCATCAACAAGATCGACAAGCCCGAGGCCAACCCCGACCGGGTGAAGCAGCAGCTCACCGAGTACGGCCTGGTGAGCGAGGACTGGGGCGGCGACACCATCTGCTGCCCCATCAGCGCCAAGAAGAACATCGGCATTGACAATCTGCTGGAGATGGTCACGCTGACCGCGGAAATGGCAGAGCTGAAGGCCAACCCCAACCGCGCCGCCCAAGGTACGGTCATCGAGGCCCGCCTGGACAAGGGCCGCGGTCCGGTGGCCACGCTGCTTGTGCAAAACGGCACGCTGAACCAGGGCGACATCATCATCGCCGGCACTGCCGTGGGCCGTGTGCGCACCATGGTGGACAGCAAGGGCAAACGGCTGGAAAAGGCCGGCCCTTCCGTGCCTGTGGAGATTGCCGGACTCAGTGAAGCGCCTTCCGCCGGCAGCACCTTCCACGCCGTGGCCGATGAGCGCATGGCCCGGGAACTGGTGGAGCAGCGCAAGGAGGAGGAAAAGGCAAAATCCTCCGCCCCTGTGCAGAAGGTCTCTCTGGAGAACCTGTTCGACCAGATTCAGGCCGGGGAGCGCAAGGAGCTGGCCCTCATCGTCAAGGCCGACGTCCAGGGCAGCGTGGAGGCCGTCAAGGCCTCGCTGGAGAAGCTCTCCAACGAGGAGGTCAACGTCCGTGTCATCCACGGCGGCGTTGGCGCCATCAACGAATCCGACGTGATGCTGGCCGCCACCTCCAACGCCATCATCGTGGGCTTCAACGTCCGTCCGGACGCGGCGGCCCGGGACAGCGCCGTCCGCTCCAATGTGGATATGCGCATGTACCGCGTGATCTATGACTGCATCGACGAGATCGAGGCGGCCATGAAGGGCATGCTGGCGCCCAAGTTCAAGGAAGTGGTGCTGGGCCATACTGAGGTCCGCCAGGTCTACAAGGTGTCCGGCGTGGGCACTGTGGCCGGCTGCTATGTCCAGGACGGCAAGATCGTCCGAGCCTGCTCCGTCCGGGTGGTCCGGGACGGCATCGTCATCCACGAAGGCTCCCTGGCCTCTTTGAAGCGCTTTAAGGACGACGCCAAGGAGGTGGCCGAAAACTACGAGTGCGGCCTGACCGTGGAAAAGTTCAACGACATCAAAGAGGGCGACATCATCGAGGCCTTCACCATGGAGGAGATCAAGCAGTAG